The following nucleotide sequence is from Paenibacillus odorifer.
TTTTACGTCTATTAAAGGTTCCTCAGCGGCACTCTTATTCGTTGGCATCTGCATCTGTCTCCTTCATCATGGATTCCACCAACCAGCATCTGGCTTTTCGAGTGCCGATTTCATATAAAGGCGGTGCCTGTTGGCATTTGTCGTGTACTTTAGAACAACGCGATTGGAACCGGCAGCCGGTTGGCATCTCTTGGATTGAGGGTACAGAGCCTGGAATGGACTCCAATCTGGTTTCCCGTTGATTGTCTAAATGGGGGATGGACTGCATTAACCCCTGAGTATAGGGATGTAATGGGCTTGCGAATAATTGGTAGACATCAGCTTCTTCAACAACTTGTCCCGCATACATGACTATGACTTTATCCGCCATTTCAGCAACTACCCCTAAGTCATGAGTAATTAGAATAAGTGCAGCACCAGTTTGTTCCTTCATCCGATTCATTAGATCTAGGATTTGCGCTTGAATCGTCACATCCAAAGCCGTTGTGGGTTCATCTGCAACGATTAATTTCGGACTGCAACTTACCGCCATCGCGATCATTACCCGCTGGCGCATTCCTCCAGAAAGGGCATGTGGATAGTCTTTCATAATGGATTCAGCTCTCGAAATTCCTACTTCCTTAAGTGTTGCAATACAATGTTTCCGGGCTTCGGCAACAGACATTTTTAAATGATTTCTTACACCCTCGATCATCTGATTGCCTATCGTGAAAACCGGGTTCAGGGCCGTCATCGGCTCTTGAAAAACCATTGCTATTTCTTTTCCTCTCACTCTCTGCATTTTGCTTTCGGACATAGCTGCAAGATCACTATCTTCAAAAAATATATTTCCGTTTGTTATTTTCCCATTGTTACTGAGGAGCCTCATGATCGCCAACGAGGTCACGCTTTTTCCACAACCGGATTCACCGACAATCCCAACGGTTTCACCAGAATTAACATTGAAGTTGATTTGATCTACAGAGATAACCTCACCATGATCCGTATTAAAAACCACTTGAAGATTTGATACTCTAAGAAGACTACTCATTGATTCTCTTCACTCCCCCTGTAATGCAATGAACAAATATACCATTTTGTGTTATATAAATTTACACATTATATTATATATTTGTATATTAGCAGAATCATTTTTGCCTATCCAATACTTAAATCGTTGTTTGCATATACAAAAATCGTATAATCAACATAAAAATCTTATTTTAAAACATATTATGAGTGATATTATCTAACATATATATTTGTGCATAACAAAAAGACTTGCCGTTTTAATAACGACAAGCCCTGTAACCATCCTATAATATAGCTCTATTTTTCATCCTGTTACTATTCAAATAATTCCAGAAAGAGGCGAGCCTGCTTGGATAAGTAACGTTCTTTCATCCAGATCACTGCCGATTCCATTTTCAGCGAGGTATCTTTGAGATTTAGAATTCGATATTTAGGATTCGCCGCATGCTGAACAAAAAATGCAGGGAATATAGCAGCACCCAAACCGGCATTTACTAGAGCCAAAACGGATTCCACATTATTGCTTTCACATAATATATTCGGTGTGATCCCCAGTTTACTGCATTCATTTAAAATGATCGGCTGCAATCCACTTTGACTGTCCCGTTTTAAAATAATCCAAGGAATATCTTTCAATTCGTACAGAGACACGTCGTGGCCTGCGAAGTCCCCTCCTATATTATTCGGAACAGCACACGCCAATCCATGATCCCCAAAAATTCGCACAGAGAAATCGTCCATAGGGATAGGCAAATTCACAAAAGCTAAATCAATTGTTCTGTCCTTCAGCAGCCCAATCAGTTGCTGGGGTTCATGTTCCAATATTTTAAAGGTGACCAAAGGATACTTATTCGAGAATATCCTAATCTTCTCTGCAATCAGACCTGAATAAAAATCGTAAATCCCTATATTCAGTTTCCCCCTTAGACCCTCTGCCGTCTCCATCACTTCACAACGTGCATCCTCTATAGATTGCAGGATCTTAACAGCTTGCTGATATAAAACTTCCCCCGATTGTGTCAAATAGAGCCTTTTCCCGTGGCGTTCGAACAAACTAACCCCTAGCTCCTCTTCAAGCAGTTTCACCTGTTGACTTAAAGGGGGTTGGGCTAAATTCAATAACTTGGCCGCCTTTGTTATATTCTGATCCGAGTCCACAATGGTTACGAAGTAACGCAACTTGCGTGTATCCATTAAAGCCCTCCTCCTTCACTTACAACATAGACGAGCTTTAATAAGTATAGTCAATCTCTTCATTTTTTAATAGTTTCTTGCGAATACAAAGCAAAAGCACTCCATACATAATAAAGAACCCCTCTCATCAAGGGGCTAATCTAAAAAAGAAATAGCAAAACGGGAATCGTCACCAGCGAAAAAATAGTAGACATAAATATGCCCTTCGTGACCAGTTCAACATCCGCGTCATATTCCAGACATAACATGGACACATTGCCGGCTGTCGGCAAACTTGTTAAAATAACGGCTATCCCCAAAATCATTGCGTCGTGAATAAAAAATTGAAGAATAAACCACAGCACTCCTGGGATTAGTACGATTTTCAAGAAGGTAAATTGATATAACGTCTTATCTTTTATAACATCCCTTATACTTACTGCAGCTAGAGTAGATCCAATAACGATCATCGCCAGTGGTGTGGTGACACTCCCAATAGTCGCTAACAGTTTAACAAGCGGAAGTGGAACCGGTATGTCTAGGATAAATATGACTAAGCCTAGGATTGCTGATATAATACCTGGATTAATCAAATTTTTAAAAATCCCTACACGGCTCGCATCATCCTTCTGAATAATGGAAATCCCATACGAAAAAAGACTTATATTAAATAACATCATATATATCGATACATAAAATATAGCACTCTCACCATAAATACTAGAAATAATAGGAATGCCCATAAACCCTAGGTTGCTGTACACCAGCATGATTTCATAAGTTTTGTTCATTTTCAGCTTTTTCACAAAAAATCTACCGAAAATAGGAGTTATAATAAACACTGCCATCGCTACTGCGAATACGGTCATGGCTTCCATTTTGTTGTCCATATTCTGACCAATCGATGAACTGATTATCGTTGCTGGGATAGCAATATTAATAATAAGCTTAGAGAAACTCCTATTACTACTTTCGTCTAAAATTCCTCTTTTGTTTGCTATAAACCCAATAGCCATTAAACCAAATAATATCAATATTTGTGTTATGATCATCTCTATCATTTATCCTTTCCGTCAACGTCATTGCTTAATTCAGCGCGACAGAAAAATCCTACCATAGGTCAAATCATATTCCAAATATATATATAATCTAGTTTTAATACTTAAAAGATATAAGCACTTATAACATCAACACTTTAACTTACAATCCATTGTTTGCAATTACATCTTTATACCAATAGAAACTCTTTTTGCGCTTTCTTTCGAGCGTCCCATTTCCTTCATTGTCTAAATCAACATAAATAAATCCATATCTTTTCTCCATTTCGGAAGAAGAATAGCTGACAAGATCTATCACGCCCCAACTGGTGTAACCCATGAGCTCCACACCATCCAGAATAGCCTCGTGCATTTCCTCGAGATGAGCTTGGAAATAAGCGATTCGATAATCATCCTGAATTGTTCCGTCATCTTCTATTTTGTCATGCGCTCCAATTCCGTTCTCTACAATAAATAGCGGAACTTGATACCGGTTGTAGAGATCGTTCAGAGAAATCCGAAGACCAATGGAGTCGATTTGCCATCCCCAAGCATTGGTTTCTAAGTATGGGTTCTTTACGCCCCCCATAGTGTTTCCGCTAACTTTCTCTAGACCCTCGCTTTCAGCGCTGGCAACCAATGACATATAATAGCTAAATGAAATAAAATCGACCAGATGTGATTTTAAGATTTCATCATCACCCTCTACCTTATGAATATTTATACCTTTATCACTGAAGAAGCGTTTAATAAAGTTAGGGTATGCTCCACGTACCATCACATCTGTAAAGAAGTAATTGAACTGGTTATCCTTAAAGGCGGCCAGAACATCTTTGGGACTACAGGTATGGGGATACATCATGAGCCGAGTTAGCATGCAGCCAATCTTTGACCCAGGAACAATTTCATGGCAGTACTTTACTGCCAGTGCACTAGCTACGAATTGGTGATGCAATGCTTGATAAACAGCTTGTTCAACATTGTCATGACGATTTGGAACAATCCCGCCACTAGTAAACGGATGACGTACAATACTGTCAATTTCATTAAACGTAACCCAAAGCTTCACTTTGTTTTTATATCTTTCAAACACCGCTTTGCAGAAAGTAATAAAAAATTCTACGACACGCCGATCTGTCCATCCCCCATATTCATTAACAAGGTGCATCGGCATTTCATAATGGGATAAAGTAACCAGTGGTTCTATCCCTTGCCTATGCATTTCATCAAACAAATTATCGTAAAATTTCAACCCAGCTTCATTAGGATGTTCTTCATCACCATTCGGGAATATCCGTGTCCATGCTATGGATACCCGCAAGGTTTTTAAGCCCATCTCTCCGAATAAGGCGAGGTCTTCTCGATATCGGTGATAGAAATCAATACCTCTGCGTTTTGGATAATCCCGGTCTGAAGCATCCTCCATAGCCATCTGAATCTGCTCTTCACCCACCGTATTATGTTTTTTATAGTCACTTTTGCTTAGATTCTTTTTGTATATCGCTATATCAGCGGTTGATAATCCCTTACCGTCTACATTCCAAGCTCCTTCCGCCTGATTAGCCGCAATTGCCCCTCCCCACAAAAAACCTTCAGGGAATTTTCTTTTTAAATGTTCTATCACTTTTATGGCTCCTCTCTAATTCCGATGAATAACACGGTTAATATGAATAATTAGATACATCATTTCTTCATTTGATATGGTGTACTCGAATTTCGCTTCTATATAATGTTTGATAGATTCGACGCATCGTTCTTCTTCCGGATATTTATTTATGATCTGCCCCAAAAGTTCATGATCATGAGATTCCAGCATCTTGTTTTCTAGTAAGCGTTGGACAAAAAACTGCAAATGGGTTAAAAAACGTGAGTAATTAATACTCTGGGTATAAAGTTCAATTCCATATTGAATTTTGATAATGTTAAGTATGTCTTTTACTGTACTCGTCATGAGTAGGACCTGATTCATATTGTCATCGGTTTGTTGAGCATTAACCAGATGGAAGGCTATATTAGCCGCTTCTTCTTCTGGCAGCAAGATTCCCACTTGACGTTCAATAAGTTGAAGGGCTTGGACTCCAATACCAAATTCAACTGGATAAAACTTTCTGACTTCCCAAAGCATCCGGTTCTGAATTGTAAGATTATCTTTATGACGTTTGACCGCCATATATAAATGATCCGTCAGAGAGATATATAAATGTTCGCTGAGGTGCCTGGAAAGAACGGTTTTGGCATTAGATATGATTTCGTCCGCAAGAATCAAGTACTCCTGGGGAGTTTCCTTCATTAAAGCAGTCAAGTTGGAAGACATGCTTTCATTTTCAAGCACATATACCTTTTCGATCTCGTCCTCATTAATACTGTCACCCGGTCTGCTTTTATACCCGATGCCTTTGCCCATTACGATAACTTCTTTTTGATCTGCACGCTTGGCAAGAACGATGCTCGTATTGAGAACTTTTACTACTTCCATATAAAATGACCTCTCACTTTCCAGGCATATTTTCTTTTTCCAAGTTAAAACGCAGTAATCAGCGGCTTATCTGGTCCAGTTAAACCTGGGCTATCATGACCCAGAACTTCCAGATAGTCAGCCGAATTTGTGACGATAACCGGTGTAGTGGTATCAAATCCTGCCTTTCGGATCTCATCAAGGTCGAACTCCATCAGCAGCTGCCCGTGCCGGATCTCATCGCCTTCTTTCACATGGAGATTAAAATGCTGACCTTTTAATTTCACAGTATCAAGCCCTACATGAATAAGTAATTCAATGCCGTCAACTGATCTTAACCCAATGGAGTGCTTTGTACGGAAGACTGTTTCCACAGTGCCGTCAAACGGGGCTACAACTTTTCCGTTAGCAGGTTGAATCGCCATCCCTTGGCCCATCGCCTCTTGAGCGAAAGCCTCATCGTTAACCTCACGAAGCGGCAATACAGTTCCTTCAATCGGTGCAAAAACAACATATTTAGCTTTGGTATTTTGCGGTTTAATTGGCTGTTCGGCAAGCTTGTCTTTTCCGTCAGCCAACGTTGGCTCACCTGAAGCGGGTACAGCTCCCTCATCATTGAAACCGAGGATAAAAACAGCCACAAACGTAACGATGATGGAAATAGCCATGGTAATCAAAGCGTTTATGAGGTTTGAGCTGTCCTCGCTGATAAACATAGGAAGCGAAGCCAAGCCTGGACCAACAGCAGCATATCCCTTAAGATTCACCAGCCCAGCGTATAGTCCAGCCGTTCCCGCACCGATCATACAGGCAAAAAGTGTTTTTTTCAGACGTAAATGTACTCCATATAGAGCTGGTTCAGTAATTCCGAATAACCCAGATATTCCAGCGGGCAAAGCAATCTGTTTCAATTTAGAGTCTTTAGTCTTTACAGCAACGGCTAAAGCGCCTGCTCCTTGGGCCATATTGGAAGCCAGCATAGCAATCAATACCAACGTTTCGTAACCTGGTGATGCGATAGCGGCAAAAATAATCGGGTAAAACACTTTATGCATCCCGAACATAACGATTAACGGCATCAAAATGGAGAGAATGACAACCGTTAACCAACCGATCCGCTCCTGTATCCAGAAAACACTGCTGGAAAGCCCTGTACCTACATAATTCCCCAACGGCCCCAAGGCAATCAAAGCAACGGGAGCAACAATTAGAATAGTAATGAGTGGCTTAAGGAAAATTTTTACCGGTCCAGGTGAAATCTTATCCGCAAATTTTTCAATGTAAGACATAAACCAAATCGTTAAGATAATAGGGATAACAGAAGTTGCATAGGTGACAGAAGCAACTGGGAGCCCAATAAAACGAACAGGTTCTTCACCGCCAAGCAAACTGATTAAATTCGGATGCAGTAAAACCCCTCCTAAAGCAACTGAAACATAAGG
It contains:
- a CDS encoding ABC transporter ATP-binding protein, with translation MSSLLRVSNLQVVFNTDHGEVISVDQINFNVNSGETVGIVGESGCGKSVTSLAIMRLLSNNGKITNGNIFFEDSDLAAMSESKMQRVRGKEIAMVFQEPMTALNPVFTIGNQMIEGVRNHLKMSVAEARKHCIATLKEVGISRAESIMKDYPHALSGGMRQRVMIAMAVSCSPKLIVADEPTTALDVTIQAQILDLMNRMKEQTGAALILITHDLGVVAEMADKVIVMYAGQVVEEADVYQLFASPLHPYTQGLMQSIPHLDNQRETRLESIPGSVPSIQEMPTGCRFQSRCSKVHDKCQQAPPLYEIGTRKARCWLVESMMKETDADANE
- a CDS encoding LysR family transcriptional regulator; translated protein: MDTRKLRYFVTIVDSDQNITKAAKLLNLAQPPLSQQVKLLEEELGVSLFERHGKRLYLTQSGEVLYQQAVKILQSIEDARCEVMETAEGLRGKLNIGIYDFYSGLIAEKIRIFSNKYPLVTFKILEHEPQQLIGLLKDRTIDLAFVNLPIPMDDFSVRIFGDHGLACAVPNNIGGDFAGHDVSLYELKDIPWIILKRDSQSGLQPIILNECSKLGITPNILCESNNVESVLALVNAGLGAAIFPAFFVQHAANPKYRILNLKDTSLKMESAVIWMKERYLSKQARLFLELFE
- a CDS encoding AEC family transporter, with the protein product MIEMIITQILILFGLMAIGFIANKRGILDESSNRSFSKLIINIAIPATIISSSIGQNMDNKMEAMTVFAVAMAVFIITPIFGRFFVKKLKMNKTYEIMLVYSNLGFMGIPIISSIYGESAIFYVSIYMMLFNISLFSYGISIIQKDDASRVGIFKNLINPGIISAILGLVIFILDIPVPLPLVKLLATIGSVTTPLAMIVIGSTLAAVSIRDVIKDKTLYQFTFLKIVLIPGVLWFILQFFIHDAMILGIAVILTSLPTAGNVSMLCLEYDADVELVTKGIFMSTIFSLVTIPVLLFLF
- a CDS encoding glycoside hydrolase family 1 protein, with the translated sequence MEHLKRKFPEGFLWGGAIAANQAEGAWNVDGKGLSTADIAIYKKNLSKSDYKKHNTVGEEQIQMAMEDASDRDYPKRRGIDFYHRYREDLALFGEMGLKTLRVSIAWTRIFPNGDEEHPNEAGLKFYDNLFDEMHRQGIEPLVTLSHYEMPMHLVNEYGGWTDRRVVEFFITFCKAVFERYKNKVKLWVTFNEIDSIVRHPFTSGGIVPNRHDNVEQAVYQALHHQFVASALAVKYCHEIVPGSKIGCMLTRLMMYPHTCSPKDVLAAFKDNQFNYFFTDVMVRGAYPNFIKRFFSDKGINIHKVEGDDEILKSHLVDFISFSYYMSLVASAESEGLEKVSGNTMGGVKNPYLETNAWGWQIDSIGLRISLNDLYNRYQVPLFIVENGIGAHDKIEDDGTIQDDYRIAYFQAHLEEMHEAILDGVELMGYTSWGVIDLVSYSSSEMEKRYGFIYVDLDNEGNGTLERKRKKSFYWYKDVIANNGL
- the licT gene encoding BglG family transcription antiterminator LicT; its protein translation is MEVVKVLNTSIVLAKRADQKEVIVMGKGIGYKSRPGDSINEDEIEKVYVLENESMSSNLTALMKETPQEYLILADEIISNAKTVLSRHLSEHLYISLTDHLYMAVKRHKDNLTIQNRMLWEVRKFYPVEFGIGVQALQLIERQVGILLPEEEAANIAFHLVNAQQTDDNMNQVLLMTSTVKDILNIIKIQYGIELYTQSINYSRFLTHLQFFVQRLLENKMLESHDHELLGQIINKYPEEERCVESIKHYIEAKFEYTISNEEMMYLIIHINRVIHRN
- a CDS encoding beta-glucoside-specific PTS transporter subunit IIABC, translating into MNYKETAQLIFDKVGGNQNISGVIHCSTRLRINLHNPSLAKTEEIKALTPVMGAVYSGGQYQVIIGNDVGYVYNEMVKLLDSDKTAPAQEISAKPDRSLKGLFNSFAAIISGIFQPIIPAIAAAGMLKALLLLSTVTGILSKEGQTYTILSVMADSAFYFLPLLLAFSSSQKFKTNPYVSVALGGVLLHPNLISLLGGEEPVRFIGLPVASVTYATSVIPIILTIWFMSYIEKFADKISPGPVKIFLKPLITILIVAPVALIALGPLGNYVGTGLSSSVFWIQERIGWLTVVILSILMPLIVMFGMHKVFYPIIFAAIASPGYETLVLIAMLASNMAQGAGALAVAVKTKDSKLKQIALPAGISGLFGITEPALYGVHLRLKKTLFACMIGAGTAGLYAGLVNLKGYAAVGPGLASLPMFISEDSSNLINALITMAISIIVTFVAVFILGFNDEGAVPASGEPTLADGKDKLAEQPIKPQNTKAKYVVFAPIEGTVLPLREVNDEAFAQEAMGQGMAIQPANGKVVAPFDGTVETVFRTKHSIGLRSVDGIELLIHVGLDTVKLKGQHFNLHVKEGDEIRHGQLLMEFDLDEIRKAGFDTTTPVIVTNSADYLEVLGHDSPGLTGPDKPLITAF